The window AACTACTGCAAAAGAACTCTGACCAACCGGCTTGTCAACAAGCAACACCCCGGTTATCGCTTCTTGCCCTTTCGGTAGGGCAGCAGGTTGTTGCATACTTCTTTATTTGTTATCGTTTTCTTGCAAAGCCTGTTCAAGGGCCGGAATCAGCAAAGCACAGGCCTCATCCATTGTCTTGCCATGCATCCGACATCCTGCTGCATTCCGATGACCACCGCCTGAAAACTGAGCTGCAACTTTGGCAACATTACAATCGCCCTTAGCTCGTAAGCTTATCGAAATCTGATCGGTTCCCTTTTCTCCTTCTTTCAGGAAAACAGCAACTCTGACCTCTTTGACAGAGCGGGGAAAATTGATCAGACCTTCAGCATCTTCATAGGTTGTGCCGGTCTGCGCCAACATCTCCCGTGTTACTCGAATTACGGCAACTTGCTGATCAAGGTAGGTCTGGAGCGTGGCAAGAACGGCCTGGGTCAGGTGTAGGCTCCCAAAGGAGGCATTATCATACAGTCGCTGACAAACTGAGGCCGGGGTCACCCCCCGATCAATCAAGTGCCCAGCAACAGCAAAGGTATGCCCAGTGGTTGAATCATAACGAAACGACCCGGTATCCGTAACAATGGCCGTGTACAGACATTGTGCGGCCTGCTGTGAAAGCTGATCAGCAATTCCTAATTCATCCGCCAGGTCATAGACCATTTCCCCGGTGGATGAACGATGGGGTTCAATCCAGTGCAGATCACCAAAGCCCTGATTCCCTTGATGATGATCAATGACCAAAAAGGGATGGATACTACTCAGTTCTTCTCCGTTTTCCCCTAATCGTCCTAAATCACCACAATCCAAGGCAATGCCCATGATATCATCACCACATTGGCTCGCAAAGGCGATAACGCGGGAGATATCGGTCTCAATTGGAATCTGTGGGGTAAGAAATTGGTAGACATCAGCAACAGGTTGCTCAAGATAGCAAATAACCTCTTTGCCCATCATCATGAGTATATGCGCCAAACCGAAGGTTGAGCCCAAGGCATCGCCGTCCGGTCGAATATGGGTGGCAAGCACGAAATTTTTGACAGACGCAATGGCCTGTGCAGCTGCTTTCTTACTCACTTTGCTCTTTCCTATCCTGGTTAATTTCGGCAAAAAGTTGATCCAAGCGATCAATTTCTTTCTGCTGATTATCGTGATAAAAAACTAACTCAGGAGTATAGCGCAGATTCATAATTTTGGCGATATGCGATCGAAAAAAACCTCGCGCAGCTTCCAGACCCTTGCGTGCAGCAGAGGCGGAATTTCCTGCAAGCAGCGAGTAGTATACCTTGGCCCTTTTCAGGTCAGGAGACATCTGGACCTTGGATATACACACACCACCCAATCGGGAATCGCGCACCTTTTGCTGCAGCAAAATAGAAAGCTCCTGATGGATAGCCTCAGCTACCCGATCAGGTCGCGAACTTTTCGGTCGCCCAAGCCCAGGGAGATTAAAATCAAATTCCACAAATCTACCTTAATTACCTTACAATCCTTTTTCAGTGGTAAACAAATTACAGGGTTGCTGCAACTTCGTCCATAAGAAAGGCTTCAAGAGTATCGCCGACTTTGATATCGTTGTAATTTTCTACACCAATACCACACTCATACCCTGTAGCCACTTCTTTGACATCATCTTTGAAGCGCCTGAGTGAGCTGATAACACCGGTATAAATAACCACTGATTCACGCAAAACCCGAATACCAGCATGCCGCTCAATCTTGCCATCGATAACCGCGCAACCGGCAATAGTCCCCACCTTGGGCACAGAAAAGGTATCTCTCACCTCGGCAGTCCCAATGACACGCTCTTCGTATTCCGGTTCCAGCATGCCCACCATTGCCTTTTCAATATCTTCCAAGGCATGATAGATAACATCATAGGTGCGGATATCAACCTGTTCCTGCTCGGCAAGTTCCTTGACCTTAACCGATGGACGAACATTAAAGCCGATAATAATGGCATCAGATGCTGAAGCGAGGTGGATATCGTTTTCCGTTACCGCACCGGTGCCTTCATGCAGCACTCGCACCCGGATAACATCGGTGGACAATTTCTCTGCTGCCTGACCAAAGGCCTGCAAGGTTCCTTGCACGTCAGAACGAAGAATGACACGCAACTCCTTCATCTCCTGCTCGGCCATTTTTTCAAACAGATTATCCAATGAAACCTTAGAGGCAGAGGCAAGTTCTGTCTCGCGAACCTTGAGCTGCCGGGCATCAGAAAGCGACTTCGCCATCTTCTCATCCCGAAGCACCAGGAATTCATCACCGGCCTGGGGAACGCCGGACAAGCCCTGAATCTCAACAGGAAGAGAAGGTCCTGCCTCATCAACCTGTTCACCGCGATCATTAATCAGGGAGCGCACCTTACCGCTAAACTGTCCGGCAATAAAATAATCACCCGTACGCAGGGTTCCTTCCTGCACCAGAACGGTTGCAACCGCACCTCTGCCCTTATGCAACTGGGCCTCAATAACGGTCCCGTGAGCTTTACGATCTGGGTCTGCTGCGAGTTCCAGGATTTCCGCCTGCAACTGAATATTCTCCAGCAGCTCCTCAACACCAAGTCCTTTTTTGGCTGAGGTTTCGCAAAAGATAGTATCACCACCCCAGTCTTCAGGAATCAGACCAAAATCACCGAGCTCGCGCATAACACGGGCCGGATCGGCATTATCCTTATCAATCTTATTAATTGCGACAACAATGGGAACCTCTGCTGCCTTTGCATGGGCAATGGCTTCCTTGGTCTGATCCATAACACCGTCATCAGCTGCAACAACAAGCACAACAATATCAGTAACCTTGGCACCACGGGAGCGCATTTCCGTAAACGCAGCATGACCCGGTGTATCAACAAAGGTAATATCTCCCGACGGCGCTTGGACATGATAGGCTCCAATGTGCTGGGTAATACCGCCTGCCTCGCCCGCAGCAACATCTGTTCTGCGGATAGCATCCAGGATGGAGGTCTTACCATGATCAACATGCCCCATAACTGTAACCACAGGAAAGCGTGGAAGCTTTTTGCCTCCTTTTTGTTCTTCCTGCAGTGCCTCAACCCCCAGCTCTTCGGTCATGCCCTGCTCTACTTCATACCCGAAGTCCGCTGCAACCAAGGTGGCTGTATCGAGATCAAGGGCCTGATTCAGGGTGGCCATAACGCCGAGCCCCATCAACTTGGCAATAACTTCATTGGCCTTAATGCCCATACGCTTGGCAAGATCGCCGACGCTGATGGTCTCAAAAACCTTAATACGTCGTTTAATGGCCTTTGTTTCCATCACCGGGGTAGATGAACCTTTCCCCTTGCGGCGCCTGTCCTTCTTTTTCCGACCTCTGTACGGCGGCACATACTCGCCACCACCCTGGGTGAAATCAACTCGCTGACGTCCTTTGCGAGCAACCCTGCCGGATCGTTTGGAACGATCTTCATCCGACTCAATCGCAACCACCCGCTTGCCTTTCTTGCGATCCTTTCCACGTGCTGAAGCAGCTCCAGGATTCTGAACCTCAGCCGCCGCATCAGCCGGTGTGTTCTTTTTCTTGCCACCTGCTGGGCGGGAAGGACGACGCGGGGCGGGTTTTTCTGTGTCTTGCAGGTTCAACTCAACCCGACCAACAATTTTTGCAAAACCTTTGCCTCGTTTGGCCTCTTTTTTTACGGGAGCCTTTTTAGGAGCAGTGGATTCGCTATTTTCTGATGCGGCTGTTTCCGCAGCAATCTTTTCCACCTTATTCTTGACCGGTTGCTCCTGAGCAGGACGCTCCGTCTCCTTTACCGGAGGTGGGGGTGCCGTTTTTGTTGTCTCCGGCACTTCTTCATGTAATGCAGCTATCACCTTATTTTTCCCGTCCTGCTCTTTCGCTTCAGCTTTCTTAGC is drawn from Candidatus Electrothrix aestuarii and contains these coding sequences:
- the infB gene encoding translation initiation factor IF-2 translates to MSRVRIYELAKEAGLKSKELADKLIAMGYPIKSLSSTVDDDMAADIRRKVLGKATAEVTEKPIGMKKQTAVVRKNKTATVVRRRSKAVKDEIAKKAEAKEQDGKNKVIAALHEEVPETTKTAPPPPVKETERPAQEQPVKNKVEKIAAETAASENSESTAPKKAPVKKEAKRGKGFAKIVGRVELNLQDTEKPAPRRPSRPAGGKKKNTPADAAAEVQNPGAASARGKDRKKGKRVVAIESDEDRSKRSGRVARKGRQRVDFTQGGGEYVPPYRGRKKKDRRRKGKGSSTPVMETKAIKRRIKVFETISVGDLAKRMGIKANEVIAKLMGLGVMATLNQALDLDTATLVAADFGYEVEQGMTEELGVEALQEEQKGGKKLPRFPVVTVMGHVDHGKTSILDAIRRTDVAAGEAGGITQHIGAYHVQAPSGDITFVDTPGHAAFTEMRSRGAKVTDIVVLVVAADDGVMDQTKEAIAHAKAAEVPIVVAINKIDKDNADPARVMRELGDFGLIPEDWGGDTIFCETSAKKGLGVEELLENIQLQAEILELAADPDRKAHGTVIEAQLHKGRGAVATVLVQEGTLRTGDYFIAGQFSGKVRSLINDRGEQVDEAGPSLPVEIQGLSGVPQAGDEFLVLRDEKMAKSLSDARQLKVRETELASASKVSLDNLFEKMAEQEMKELRVILRSDVQGTLQAFGQAAEKLSTDVIRVRVLHEGTGAVTENDIHLASASDAIIIGFNVRPSVKVKELAEQEQVDIRTYDVIYHALEDIEKAMVGMLEPEYEERVIGTAEVRDTFSVPKVGTIAGCAVIDGKIERHAGIRVLRESVVIYTGVISSLRRFKDDVKEVATGYECGIGVENYNDIKVGDTLEAFLMDEVAATL
- the rbfA gene encoding 30S ribosome-binding factor RbfA; this translates as MEFDFNLPGLGRPKSSRPDRVAEAIHQELSILLQQKVRDSRLGGVCISKVQMSPDLKRAKVYYSLLAGNSASAARKGLEAARGFFRSHIAKIMNLRYTPELVFYHDNQQKEIDRLDQLFAEINQDRKEQSE
- a CDS encoding bifunctional oligoribonuclease/PAP phosphatase NrnA — encoded protein: MSKKAAAQAIASVKNFVLATHIRPDGDALGSTFGLAHILMMMGKEVICYLEQPVADVYQFLTPQIPIETDISRVIAFASQCGDDIMGIALDCGDLGRLGENGEELSSIHPFLVIDHHQGNQGFGDLHWIEPHRSSTGEMVYDLADELGIADQLSQQAAQCLYTAIVTDTGSFRYDSTTGHTFAVAGHLIDRGVTPASVCQRLYDNASFGSLHLTQAVLATLQTYLDQQVAVIRVTREMLAQTGTTYEDAEGLINFPRSVKEVRVAVFLKEGEKGTDQISISLRAKGDCNVAKVAAQFSGGGHRNAAGCRMHGKTMDEACALLIPALEQALQENDNK